From Saccharibacillus brassicae:
CCTTCAAGCCGGATGCGGCAAAAGGCAAGGCGGTAACGGCCAAAGTGCTGGCCGTCGGCGAGACGTATTCGCTGCGCAATCTTACGCCGGGCTATTTCGCCCTCAAAATCAACGGAGCCCACGCGTACCAGCGGTATGACCGGTCGGGGACGTTGATCGGTTCCAGCGACCGCACGCGGAACACGCAAGGCTTCGAAGCTTCCGAACGGATCAACATCGGCAACGTCGACGCCGGTCCGATCACTGTCCTGGCGCCTACGGAAGCGATCCGCGTCACGCAGGGCGACGATCTGCTGCTCCGCTCGCTGGCGGACGGCGAGAGCCTGAAAGCCGTCAACGGTTCGGGCAATCCGGCCCTGCTGACCCTGAACGGCAAGTACGACCTGGCTGTCTATGACGCCTCCGGGCAGCCGACCGGCAACTATGAGCGGCTGCGCACGGGAGTTCCCGTTGCCGTTCCGGCCGGCGGCTACGCCATCCTGACCGGCCGCCAGAGCTCGGCCACGACCGTGACCGCCGGTAAAGAGTCGTTTACTTGGGCCGCGCACGACCGCGATGCGCTGTCGATCTACAGCCTGGCCGCAGACAAATGGCTCAAATCGGTCAACGTGACCGATCGGAGCCGCACGCTGCAGGTAAGCGGCCGCTTCGCGTACCGGATCGAGCAGCAGGCCGAGCAGACCGGCAGCGGTCCGCTGTTGATCGGCGGCGGCAACACCGCCACGCTGCACAATACCAGCGGCAGCGCGGCGGAAGTCTACAGCCCGTACGGCCTGTTCCGCTGGGAAGAGACGACCGAACCGACGGCGCCGCCCGCGGGTACGCCGGTCGCTTCGCTCAGTCCGTCCGATTATGACGAAGCGACGTTCTACGCCGATCCGATCGATACGTCCACTGGCGCGCAGATCATCAACAAAACGATGCTGGTCGCGCACGGCAGCGTGGACATGCCTTTCCAGGCCCAGTATTATTCCTTGCTGCAGGGCGACGGGGCACTCGGCAAAGGGTGGACGCATAACTACGAGATCCGCCTCAAGGAAATGCCCGGCGATCCAGCCGTACGCGTTCACTGGAGTGCGTTCCGCTACCATACGTTTGCTCGTCAAGCGGACGGTACGTATGTGTCGACCGACAAAGCGGCACGTCATGATGTTTTGCAAAAGAACGCCGACGGCCGTTACACATTGAACCGTTACGAAGGCACGACGTATCAATTCAATGCGAACGGTGTGCTCCAATCGATGCACACGGCCGGCGGCTTCGAACTGACGCTGCAGTACGGCGCGGACGGCAAGCTGGCAGCGGTCACCGAAGCGGCGACCGGCGCCAAGCTGCGGCTGACCTATGACGCCGCGGGTCGGGTCGTTTCGGTCAGCGATCAAGCCGACCGGACGGCGAGCTTCGTATACGATCCGGCCGGACGTTTGCTGACGCTCACCGATCCTTCCGGGCAGAAGACCGCCTACACGTATGACGGGCAAGACCGGATCGTCACCGGATCGGTGGCCGGTCAGGAACGCTTCGCCAACACCTACGACGAAGAGGGCCGAGTCGTGAAGCAGACCGACGGCGTGGCCGCTCATTCGACGACCTTGGTGTACAGCCGGTCGGAAGGGCGGCTGACGACCACCATCAACGACCGCAGCGGGAATGTCCAAGAACGCGTCCATGATACCCGCTACCAGCTGGTCGAAATGCAGGACACGCGGGCCGGCAAAACGACGTATACGTACGACGCCCAAGGCAACCGGACCGGCCTCACGAATGCGCTGGGCCAGACGACCACATTCGCGCATGACGACAAGGGCAATCTGACCCAAGCGACCGATCCGTCGGGGCAGTCGATCACGATGACGTACGACGCCCGCGGCGACCTGCTGACTGCGGTCGGACCGGACGGCAGCCGGGTCACGCATACGTATGACAAGGCCGGGCGCCTGCTGAGCACGACCGACACCGAAGGACACACGGTCGCTTACGCGTATAATGCTCAAGGGCAGCTGCTCTCGGCGACCGATCCGCAGGGCGGAACGACGAAGTATGCGTACGAAAACAACCGACTGACCCAAGTCACCCAATCAACGGGCGAAGTGGATCGTATCGGTTACGACGCAGCCGGACGAATGACCACCCAGACCGACGCCGACGGAAACATTTCCAAAATCGTGTACAACGACGGCGATCAGCTGACGGCCGTGATCAATGCGCTCGGTCATCCGACCCGTTATGCTTATGACGATCAGAGCAATCTAACGAGCGTGACGGACGCGATGGGCAATACCACCCGTTATACGTACGATAATAATGCGCAGTTGACGGGCGTGACGGACGCGCTTGGAGGCCGCAGCACGATCCGGTACGACGCCGAAGGCCGCATGACCGGCGTAACGGACGCCTTGAAGCGCGAGACGAAGTTCGCGTACGACGAAGCCGGCCACCTGCTGAGCGAGACGAACGCGCTGGGCGCAAGCGTCCGCTACGTATACGATGCGCTCGGCCGTCCGACGGAAGCGTACGACGCGCTGAATAACAAGGTCTACACGGTGCAATACGACAGCGCCGGCAACCCGGTCAAACGGACCGATGCGCGGGGCAATGCGTATATGAGCACGTACAACCAGCTGAATCAGTTGACGGAATCGGTCGATCCGCTGGGCCACGCGACCCGCTACGGCTATGACAAGCGCAGCCTGCTGACGAGCGTGACCGACGCCATGCAAGGCCAAACGTCGCAGACCGCGGACGCGTTCGGCCAGATCACGCAGCGGTCGGATGCCAACGGCCATTCCGCGAAGTCGCAATACGACCGGCTCGGGCGTCTGATGAACGAGACCGACGCGGCGGGCGGCAGCCGGACGTACACGTACAACGCCCTTGGCCTGCTCAGTGCGGACACGGACAAAAACGGCCGCAGCACGGCGTACGCCTACGATGCCGCCGGCCAGCTCAGCCAGTTCACGGACGAAGCCGGCCGCGTCTCATATCAGTACGACGCCAACGGGAACATCCTGTCCGTGACCGGAAGTGACGGCAAGGTCCTCAAGCGGACATTCGACGCGCTGGATCGGGTCGAGACGTATACGGACGGCGACGGGAACACGATCGGCTACGCGTATGACGCGGCCGGCCAGCTCAAGACACTGACGTATCCGGACGGAAAACAAGTCAACTACGCGTACAACGCGATCGGCAGTCTGTCCACCGTGACGGATTGGAACGGCCGGGTGACGCGCTATGACTACGACGCCAACGGCCGCCTGATCGCCACGAATCGTCCGAACGGGACGAGAGAGACGCGGTTGTACGATGCGGCCGGCCAGGTGACGAACGTATCCGAGCTGCAGGCCGACGGCCGCCTTCGCGTCGAGACGACGTATGTATACGATGCGGTCGGCAACCTCGTGCGGGAAAACAGCGGCACGTTCGAAAAGGCGGTGCCCGATGTCGTCTATACCGAAAACGGGCCGGGATTGTCGCCGAATCCGGGAGAAGCCACGGGTCCGAACGGAACGGGCGGCACGGGAACGGTAGGCGACAGCGTCTACGGCGTGCCTGTGACCCGGGACGTATACGGGAACCCGAGCGTAACCCGGGACGTGTATGGAAATCCGACCGTGACCTGGGACGTGTACGGCAATCCGGGCGTGACTCGGGATGTCTACGGCAACCCGACCGTCATGCAGGATGTGTACGGCCTGCAGATGACGTATGGCGCGGATAACCGTCTGGTGACCGTCAACGGCGCAGCCGTCACCTACGACGGCGAAGGCAACATGCTGACCGGTCCGCTGAACGGCAGCCTGCAAAGCTATCGGTACGATGCCCGCAATCGCCTGATCGAAGCCGGCGGCGTTAGCTACGGCTACGACAACGAAAACAACCGCAATTCCATCACCGTGAACGGCGTGACGACCAAGCAGATCATCAATCCGCACGCCGTGCTGTCCCAGGTGCTGATGGAGACCGACACGGCCGGAACGCCGCAAGCCCGCTACGTCTACGGCCTGGGCCTGATCGGCCGCGAAGATGCGGCCGGGAAGTACCAGACGTATCACTACGACCTGCGCGGCAGCACGGTTGCTCTGACCGACGAGCAGGGTCAAGTGACCGATACGTACAGTTACGACACGTACGGCGAGCGCTTGAGCCACGAAGGTGCAAGCTCGCAGCCGTTCCAGTACAATGGACGCGACGGCGTGCAGACGGATGTTAACGGCCTGTACCAGATGCGTGCCCGTTACTATAATCCGGCGATCAAACGCTTCGTGAACCGGGACGTGCTGAGCGGCAGCATCGGGGACGGGTTGACCCTGAACCGGTATGCCTACGTCAACGGCAATCCGGTGTCGTACATCGACCCGTTCGGACTCAGCGCGGACGGCGCGACGTGGTGGGAGACCGGACTGAGCTTCGCCGCGGACGCCACGCCGTTCGTCGGCACGCTCAAAGGCATCCAGGAAGTATTTAGCGGCGTGGATCTGATCACCGGAGAGCAGATGTCGGTGACGGATCGCGTGGCGACCGGCGTCGGAACGGTGGCCAGCGTGATCCCGTTCGGGAAGCATGTCGGGAAGTATCTGGCGAAGGAAGGGATTGAAGGCGGGGCTAGGTTGGCGGGGAAGGTAAAGTCTCAATCTTTTGCTGAAAAAACGGTTAGAACTGGAGCATATAATTCTGATTTTGTAGGAAAGGCCGGTAAAGGTTTAGGGAAACTTGAAGAGATGGAGATAAGCGTATCTCAAAAGGGACTTGATATCGTTAAAAACCACCTCTCTACATTTGATCCTTATGTCCCGAACCAGATGATGATACAAAGACTAGAAAATGCTTTGAAAAATGGCACTCCTTTAACAGGAGCAGATGCAAGTTTTTATATGCATGAAGTTTCTGAATTTACTAAAATGAGAAAAGGCATGAGTTACGATTCTGCTCATGGATCTGCGATTGAGAAGTATAATGTTTCGCCATTCAGTGTTTATCATCCAGATGTTATTAAATCTCTTCCAGAAGAGTTTAATTTATTATGGTATAAATTTTGGGGGATAGAAAAATGAAAGTAGTAATTGATCTCGACAAATTCAGAAAGGTAATGGTATGGAAAGATGAATACCCAATTCACCCTAATAAAAAAGTGAATGAGTTAGAAACATCTCTACAATTAAGTATGCCGATGGTCTCTGAATACAAAAAAATAGCAGTAGAATTGAAGTTACCTAGGAATAGTTCGTATTATGCATTGCTAGGGGGAGAGTACATTCCTAATCAAACTTCACAATTGAAAATCAAAGTTTACGTAAATAAGGATAGCAACGTTTTGTATAATTCTGAGCTTGTATCGGAAGAAGATATTTACTTAAGTATCCCAAATGAATATGCTAATGTAATTATCAATACTGTAAAGGATGCAATGATTAAATCTAATCTGCAGCTTGCAGGAACTCTTTCTTTTGCTTTAAGTGCTCATAGTAGAGTAGGTTCTAGTGAAGCTATCTTCTCAAAGATTACAAAAATTTTAATCGGACTATTGGTAAATGAGTTATGTTTAGATTCTTCTTTAAACGACGATTTTATAATCAAAAAGGAACTAGACCACTAAATTGTCGCAGGTAAGATTAAACCTTGATTGGCTTTAAGCCTTTCAAGGTTTTTTAATCTTACTTATTGTTTAACCGACCGTATCTTAACTGGAGTGAGAACTGCTAAAATTTGATTCCATTCGAGAAGCACAAAGGGCGGATATACGTCAAAGACTTGAAGGTCGGAGACGAGCTGGAACAAGCGGACGGAACAAAGCTTGCGACCCAGCAGATTGAGCTGGAGTCGCGCTCGGCCCGCGTGTATAACATGACGGTGGACAAGTTCCATACGTGTTTCGTGAGCGACCTGGGGATCTGGGTGCATAATACGAATAATAATCCTTGCGGGATTACTGGATTAATTAAAGATCCTGAAAAAGCAGACCCATATGGTGGTTTTTTTCAAATAAAAGGATTTAGATCTGCGATTTATAATGCTACTTATACAGAACATGGCTATAAGCATCTAAAAGCAAAGTCTGCAGAAGAAGCAAAGCGATTTAGTGAAACTGGAAGAAAACAAGCTCAATATCTACCAGGAGTGAATAATAAAGTTTTGGAAAAAATGGATTTGGAGAAGGGAGTAATTGTTGAAGGAGATAAAGGTTCAATTTATTTCTTCTATGACATGGGAAGGACAGTAAGATATGATTTAGGAACGGAAGCAAGTTGGATTCGAGCAGAATTAACATACGGCGGCATATACCATGGACACCCAATAGCGGGTCAGAGGTTAATAGATTATCTAAATAAAGCCAAGTCAAGATAATAGAAAGTAGGTAGAAAAGTTGAAAGCAAATTTGTTTGTGCCCAAAGTCAAATTACTGCCATTACGAATCCCTTCTGGTTGGGAAGTAAGCTATAATTCGTTGACTGAAATGGACCCATCTCAACAAAAAACAGATGACGAAAATGTATGGTTTAACTTTACAGAGGACCTGCTTCAAGTGAAACACACAAAGTTCGGCATCTTGTTAGATGTTGGTTGGTATCCAGAAAGGGATCCTGATGGATATTATGGGCTTGAATTAATCAAAAACTATGATTGGAGCAATCCGTTAGTTAGTGTAGATACAAAGGATATACAAGATCTTGCTGAAAGAATTGAAAGTTTATTGTGGCAATCTGGCACAGGTTATTACAACTGAATTTAATTGTTCAACATAACATTTAATTTCACTGAATTGCTTTTTAGGCTGTTGAGAAGGTATCAACAGCCTTTTTATGTTAATCAATTTTAAGATATGAAGGATTGCAAAAATCGCTTCAAGGTAGAGTTGTGCTGTCCCAGGTGATGATGGAGACCGACGCGGCCGGAACGCCGCAAGTCCGCTACGTCTACGGCCTGGGTCTGATCGGCCGCGAAGACGCGGCAGGGAAGTACCAGACGTATCACTACGACCTGCGTGGCAGCACGGTCGCTCTGACCGACGAGCAGGGTCAAGTGACCGATACGTACAGCTACGACACGTACGGCGAGCGCTTGAGCCACGAAGGTGCAAGCTCGCAGCCGTTCCAGTACAATGGACGCGGGCGGCGTGCAGACGGATGTTAACGGCCTGTACCAGATGAGAGCCCGTTACTATAATCCCGCGATCAAGCGGTTTGTGAACCGGGACGTGTTGAGCGGCAGCCTCTCTGATGGATTGACGATGAACCGGTATGCCTACGTCAACGGCAATCCCGTGTCGTACATCGACCCGTTCGGCCTAAGCGCAGACGGTGCGACGTGGTGGGAGACCGGACTAAGCTTCGCCGCGGATGTGACCCCGTTCGTCGGAACGCTCAAAGGCATTCAGGAAGTGTTCAGCGGCGTGGATCTGTCTTGCTACAGTGCAGAAAAGGAGGAGACCCTAATAAACCTACTTACAGACAACCTATGGATAGGAGGAAATCATGGATAGAGAAAGCGAAATACACGGAACTCAGGCAAAGGTTTTTATCCAATACAAGGGCACCCTGCAAGAGTTAGGTTTGAAAATTGAAGCTGGCTTGAATATACCTGAGCTGCAATATGGATATATGGAATATGAGCCGTATGATTTGTTCGGTTCTGCTGAGATCCTTGGGTTTGAAATTGAATTGCAAAAAATGAGAGATGACAAGTGGCCTGATTATCAATATTGTTTAACTGCGATGACTACGGATTCCTTTGAAGAAATAATGGATAACCCCCACAAAAAACCGCGACCCCACCCTGACTCACAGGCG
This genomic window contains:
- a CDS encoding RHS repeat-associated core domain-containing protein, encoding MQTDVNGLYQMRARYYNPAIKRFVNRDVLSGSLSDGLTMNRYAYVNGNPVSYIDPFGLSADGATWWETGLSFAADVTPFVGTLKGIQEVFSGVDLSCYSAEKEETLINLLTDNLWIGGNHG
- a CDS encoding RHS repeat-associated core domain-containing protein → MKKKIVLPVFMLAVLLLSSLLLIRMPQALSAGVNAYTLAPGQSVTVNHSYTSIAGVYVYVDGAQYDYARYTTSGNTGSYGEDSGKRSFILYKNNDLDITNTSFSNLRIETKSKVINVTPRSSRALAKVRLQPGQSVWAENTDGVHENSIKASGKNASIEYKGGAYRASSFERNSSGGTENILAGGSIALTNRDRGDIYVFGPGRAFRFANDSNRPADFRHSLAANSSFQATNISDSSYYIYVDGTGIYEYSTYNKDGTLAFTGRTSSGSRLVKPGQRFIITNVSATSMVVSGAYPAFSTTTQVEPPMITRTLAPKASFKVKNVSNDRMKLLLDGAYEHAEYDSTGKVAAYAKSSLLSNYSLPADHFAVFTNPSATASITIKVPKEKAQYSDSAHPALYRSSLEPGQSLEANNVTRGDATFRGEGRYDAAFYDGIGLTNYSAAQLHASFRLNVGERVALTNVGSAAQDVYAPYEAFRFSARTQPVTFKRTIEPGQTLKAVNTSRHAFGIAADQAHHYALYNQANNKVGRFDHRVQADTYPVAPNEKLIVTNSGTGTLTVSGPIDAFDVTRRSEPALYKGYLDSGQSRKLFNTSPANFSLQTEGVYDQASYKADQSLRSLDHKSKQSSLALYPGERTTITNAGASQVVLLAPYDVTTVQDSPNPALLIKTLAIHQSAEFVSTAATTQSLYVTGRHDLMDYDAAGKPDSYVRQTITGVRSVAPAQKVAVMNTSEAPIEAYGAYERYTAENRLHPVTFRHVLNSNESFDFTNTQGKAYRLYTAGGPFDYASRLASGAVDRIGLGANPSTTVQQANEKIAITGVSAAPTIIEGAFDAFRITARAHPALIKRTLQVGDTIETTHLETASSELHMGGLYDLAEFEAAGRLKQYARNFTSAQTVAAGGKLAVQNSDQKAYVVYGPYESFRITDRAAPVTFKKTLSPGETAAYVQNERSNRFIQTQGVYDYARFDAEGKVKAYNVNADSTQMVDQGDRIVFTGASTAPVTLSGSYDAFKPDAAKGKAVTAKVLAVGETYSLRNLTPGYFALKINGAHAYQRYDRSGTLIGSSDRTRNTQGFEASERINIGNVDAGPITVLAPTEAIRVTQGDDLLLRSLADGESLKAVNGSGNPALLTLNGKYDLAVYDASGQPTGNYERLRTGVPVAVPAGGYAILTGRQSSATTVTAGKESFTWAAHDRDALSIYSLAADKWLKSVNVTDRSRTLQVSGRFAYRIEQQAEQTGSGPLLIGGGNTATLHNTSGSAAEVYSPYGLFRWEETTEPTAPPAGTPVASLSPSDYDEATFYADPIDTSTGAQIINKTMLVAHGSVDMPFQAQYYSLLQGDGALGKGWTHNYEIRLKEMPGDPAVRVHWSAFRYHTFARQADGTYVSTDKAARHDVLQKNADGRYTLNRYEGTTYQFNANGVLQSMHTAGGFELTLQYGADGKLAAVTEAATGAKLRLTYDAAGRVVSVSDQADRTASFVYDPAGRLLTLTDPSGQKTAYTYDGQDRIVTGSVAGQERFANTYDEEGRVVKQTDGVAAHSTTLVYSRSEGRLTTTINDRSGNVQERVHDTRYQLVEMQDTRAGKTTYTYDAQGNRTGLTNALGQTTTFAHDDKGNLTQATDPSGQSITMTYDARGDLLTAVGPDGSRVTHTYDKAGRLLSTTDTEGHTVAYAYNAQGQLLSATDPQGGTTKYAYENNRLTQVTQSTGEVDRIGYDAAGRMTTQTDADGNISKIVYNDGDQLTAVINALGHPTRYAYDDQSNLTSVTDAMGNTTRYTYDNNAQLTGVTDALGGRSTIRYDAEGRMTGVTDALKRETKFAYDEAGHLLSETNALGASVRYVYDALGRPTEAYDALNNKVYTVQYDSAGNPVKRTDARGNAYMSTYNQLNQLTESVDPLGHATRYGYDKRSLLTSVTDAMQGQTSQTADAFGQITQRSDANGHSAKSQYDRLGRLMNETDAAGGSRTYTYNALGLLSADTDKNGRSTAYAYDAAGQLSQFTDEAGRVSYQYDANGNILSVTGSDGKVLKRTFDALDRVETYTDGDGNTIGYAYDAAGQLKTLTYPDGKQVNYAYNAIGSLSTVTDWNGRVTRYDYDANGRLIATNRPNGTRETRLYDAAGQVTNVSELQADGRLRVETTYVYDAVGNLVRENSGTFEKAVPDVVYTENGPGLSPNPGEATGPNGTGGTGTVGDSVYGVPVTRDVYGNPSVTRDVYGNPTVTWDVYGNPGVTRDVYGNPTVMQDVYGLQMTYGADNRLVTVNGAAVTYDGEGNMLTGPLNGSLQSYRYDARNRLIEAGGVSYGYDNENNRNSITVNGVTTKQIINPHAVLSQVLMETDTAGTPQARYVYGLGLIGREDAAGKYQTYHYDLRGSTVALTDEQGQVTDTYSYDTYGERLSHEGASSQPFQYNGRDGVQTDVNGLYQMRARYYNPAIKRFVNRDVLSGSIGDGLTLNRYAYVNGNPVSYIDPFGLSADGATWWETGLSFAADATPFVGTLKGIQEVFSGVDLITGEQMSVTDRVATGVGTVASVIPFGKHVGKYLAKEGIEGGARLAGKVKSQSFAEKTVRTGAYNSDFVGKAGKGLGKLEEMEISVSQKGLDIVKNHLSTFDPYVPNQMMIQRLENALKNGTPLTGADASFYMHEVSEFTKMRKGMSYDSAHGSAIEKYNVSPFSVYHPDVIKSLPEEFNLLWYKFWGIEK
- a CDS encoding polymorphic toxin-type HINT domain-containing protein, producing the protein MIPFEKHKGRIYVKDLKVGDELEQADGTKLATQQIELESRSARVYNMTVDKFHTCFVSDLGIWVHNTNNNPCGITGLIKDPEKADPYGGFFQIKGFRSAIYNATYTEHGYKHLKAKSAEEAKRFSETGRKQAQYLPGVNNKVLEKMDLEKGVIVEGDKGSIYFFYDMGRTVRYDLGTEASWIRAELTYGGIYHGHPIAGQRLIDYLNKAKSR